One part of the Flavobacterium johnsoniae UW101 genome encodes these proteins:
- a CDS encoding IS1 family transposase: protein MVINCPKCKEKKVIKNGTTKNNKQQYYCKMCFYRFIQNYTNQAYKLDINQKNVQLTKEGLGIRSTARILEISATTLLKRIVSIGRKINQPIISKCKTYEVDEMCTYIGSKQNFIWLVYALDKNSKTVVSFNVAKRTNKTLSRVLDTLKLSEAKKIFTGRLKNYRYLLDEKMHSVKRFGTNHIERKNLTLRTHLKRLNRRTICSSKSLLIFTAVLKIYFWI from the coding sequence ATGGTAATAAATTGTCCAAAATGTAAAGAGAAAAAGGTTATTAAAAATGGGACAACAAAAAACAATAAACAGCAGTATTATTGCAAAATGTGCTTTTACCGTTTTATACAAAATTATACAAATCAAGCTTACAAATTAGATATTAATCAAAAGAATGTTCAATTAACCAAAGAGGGATTAGGTATAAGAAGCACTGCAAGAATATTGGAAATATCAGCCACAACATTATTGAAAAGAATTGTGTCAATTGGCAGAAAAATTAATCAGCCGATTATAAGCAAATGTAAAACTTATGAAGTTGATGAAATGTGTACTTACATAGGAAGTAAGCAAAATTTTATCTGGCTGGTTTATGCATTGGACAAGAATTCTAAAACTGTTGTCAGTTTTAATGTTGCTAAACGAACCAACAAAACTCTAAGCCGTGTTCTGGATACTTTAAAACTATCTGAAGCAAAAAAGATATTTACTGGCAGACTTAAAAACTACAGGTATCTGCTTGATGAGAAAATGCATTCAGTAAAACGTTTCGGGACAAACCATATCGAAAGAAAGAATCTGACACTCAGAACTCATCTGAAAAGACTCAACAGGCGGACAATCTGCTCCAGTAAAAGTTTATTGATTTTTACTGCTGTTTTGAAGATTTATTTTTGGATTTGA